One Papio anubis isolate 15944 chromosome 18, Panubis1.0, whole genome shotgun sequence genomic window, AGGTCCTCGCCCACCCCGAGGCCGGGCCCCTCCAGCCCAGGGTTAATGCCAACGAGTTTCCACCTCCAGCGGCTCCTAGAGAGGCCGCGGCGCGAGCCGGCGGGGGGACCTGGCCGCGGACGGACACTTCCTGTGCGGGGGAGGGGGCCGGGCGGCCGTTGGACAGCGCAGCCCAGCCCGGGGCCGGGGGCCAGACGGTGGGGGCTCGGGCGGGAGCGGGGCCGGGGGCCGCCGGGGTAGTCGCGAAGCCCCTCATCCCCGAGGCCGCGACGCGCGGGGGCCGGTGAGGGCCACGGGGAGGCCGAGACCttgggagggggcggggccgcgGGCAGGGGAGGGGCCCGGCGCGCTGGAGAGGCGCGGGGTCAAGACGTCCGGCCTCGGGGGCTCGGGCTGGGCCGCCGCGTCCCTTGGGCGGCGCTGAGCGGGCGGGCGGCGGGGCCCCGGGGCTCAGGGCAACCCAGGCCGGGTCGCAGGATCGGCCGCCATCGCCGCCGCCGCTGCACGGGGAGCCCGCGGGGATGGAGCGGGAGGCGTCGCCGTGGGGCCTCGAGCCCCAGGATGTGCAGAGTTCTGACGAAATGAGGAGCCCCGAAGGGTCCCTCAGAGGTGAGGAGGGAGCGCCCGTCCGAGGAGTGGACCTGCGAGCAGGAGAAGGGACTGTGGCTCTAGGGAGGGAGCGAGGGCCCGGGACTGGGACACCTGGGACTCGGAGGAGGGGCAGGCGGGGACTGGGGTGTCCTGAGTCCGCTCAGGGGGGCGTGGGAATTTCAGCACTTGTCTAGGGGCCAGCAACCCTGCTTGTGAGGTGGGAGGTGTGTGGTTGCTAATAGACCAAATGACCTTCCAGGTCTCACACGATCTGGATTTTCTGTAATTCTCTGATCCTGCAGGCAACATGAGTgagaatgaggaagaggaaatTTCTCAGCAAGAAGGCACTGGGGACTATGAAGTCGAAGAGATACCATTTGGGCTTGAACCCCAGAGCCCTGGGTTTGAGCCACAAAGCCCCGAGTTTGAACCCCAAAGCCCCAGATTTGAGCCTGAAAGCCCGGGATTTGAGTCCCGAAGCCCTGGGCTTGTGCCCCCAAGCCCTGAGTTTGCACCCAGAAGCCCTGAATCAGATTCTCAGAgccctgagtttgaatcccagagCCCTAGGTATGAACCCCAAAGCCCTGGCTATGAACCCCGGAGCCCTGGCTATGAACCCCGGAGCCCCGGCTACGAACCCCGGAGCCCTAGCTATGAATCTGAGAGCTCTAGATATGAATCCCAGAACCCTGAGCTCAAAACCCAAAGCCCAGAATTTGAAGCTCAAAGTTCCAAGTTCCAGGAGGGTGCAGAGATGCTTCTGAACCCCGAGGAAAAGAGTCCCTTGAATATCTCTGTAGGAGTTCACCCCCTGGACTCCTTCACTCAGGGGTTTGGGGAGCAGCCCACAGGGGACCTGCCCATAGGACCACCTTTTGAGATGCCCACAGGGGCCCTGCTGTCTACACCACAGTTTGAGATGCTTCAGAATCCCCTGGGTCTCACAGGAGCCCTTCGAGGTCCAAGCCGGCGGGGTGGCCGGGCCAGGGGTGGGCAGGGCCCTCGGCCTAACATCTGCGGCATCTGCGGGAAGAGCTTCGGGCGGGGTTCCACCCTGATCCAGCACCAGCGCATTCACACCGGTGAGAAGCCCTACAAATGTGAGGTCTGCAGCAAGGCCTTTTCCCAGAGCTCTGACCTCATCAAACACCAGCGCACCCACACTGGCGAGCGACCCTACAAATGTCCCCGTTGCGGCAAGGCCTTCGCTGACAGCTCTTACCTGCTTCGCCACCAGCGCACTCACTCTGGCCAGAAGCCCTACAAGTGCCCACATTGTGGCAAGGCCTTCGGCGACAGCTCCTACCTCCTGCGACACCAGCGCACCCACAGCCACGAGAGGCCCTACAGCTGCACCGAGTGCGGCAAGTGCTATAGCCAGAACTCGTCCCTGCGCAGCCATCAGAGGGTGCATACCGGTCAGAGGCCCTTCAGCTGTGGCATCTGCGGCAAGAGCTTCTCCCAGCGGTCGGCCCTTATCCCCCATGCCCGCAGCCACGCCCGGGAGAAGCCCTTCAAGTGCCCTGAGTGCGGCAAGCGCTTTGGCCAGAGCTCGGTGCTGGCCATCCACGCCCGCACCCACCTGCCAGGCCGCACCTATAGCTGCCCCGACTGCGGCAAGACCTTCAATCGCTCCTCCACGCTCATCCAGCACCAGCGCTCCCACACGGGCGAGCGGCCCTACAGGTGCGCTGTGTGCGGCAAGGGCTTCTGCCGCTCCTCCACGCTGCTGCAGCATCACCGGGTGCACAGCGGCGAGCGGCCCTACAAGTGCGATGACTGCGGAAAGGCCTTCTCCCAGAGCTCCGACCTCATCCGCCACCAGCGGACCCATGCGGCGGGCCGGCGCTGACCCAGGGCCCCAGCAGGGGTGGGAGGTTTGGGCAGAAGATAAGGGGCCAGGGAACTAGAAGAACCTTTAGGGAGGATAGTGGAGAAGCCGCAGCAGGATGGAGGAGCTGAGGATGCTGGAAGAAGAGGGCCAGGGTGGAGGAagtgacatgccctggagacttGTGGGAAGTGGGTTGGAGGGAGGCCAGGCCGGCAGCGGGAGGCCCTGGGAGAAATGGAGAGAGGTCAGCGGAGGGCTGGCCTTGCAGTGGTGGCTCCTCGGTGGGTGCCTGGCTTGGCAACGTGCTAGAGCAGGGAGGGGGGAGGGCGGGGGATTACCTAATTAGAGTGGGTTAGCTTAGATTGGTAGCTGCTGAAACCCTTGTTGAGTCAGGAGCAGATAAAAGGgtaggtggggtggggagtggggcctCGGGGTGGGGCCTGGGCCTCTGCGTGCAAACCCCAGCCTCCCTCTTTTTCCTCAGGCTTTGGAGCCCCTGAGTTTGAGTTCAATAAAAACCTTTATGTGGTAAACGAGACTTGTCCTTAAAACATGTGCGTGGACAGCGCCCTGGGAAGTGGGAGACACCAGTAGTAGCCAGGGGCCTTATCTGGGTAGtgccttgctgctgctgctgctgctagaaaacaggtctggctgtgttgcagcgcgccaccgcgcctggttggaagtgctatttttttctttattttttttgagatggagtcttactctgtcacccaggctggagtgctatggtgtggtctcgactcaccgcaatctccacctcctgggttcaagtgattctcctgcctcagcctcctgagtagctgggattacaggtgcccgccaccacgcctggctaattttttttgtatttttagtagagatggggttttcaccatgttggccaggctggtcttgaactcctgacctcatgtgatccgctcacctcagcctcccagagtgctgggattacagatgtgagccattgcgtctggcttttttttttttttttttttttttttggaggcagtatcatgctctgtggcccaggctggattgcagtgatgtgaccattgctcactgcagccttgatctcctgtgctcatgtgatccttctgtctcagcctcctgagtagctgggactacaggtacgtgcaaTCAGGCTcaaataagtttttatattttaattttttatagagacaacgttttgccatgttgcccaggttggtctcaaactcctggcctcgaaggatcctcccgccttgggttcccaaagtgctgggaatacagttgTGAGCCATAGAACACAGCCAGAAATGTTCACTTAATTGAGTAGGGCTGCAATATTGCACCAGCACAAAAACACCGCAAAACTGGACAGAATTTCACATTTATTGGATAAATACACGcaggcacagtgcttggcactgGGGCTCCAAGTGAGCAGACGTGGTTCCCACTTTGAGCTCAGTCTTTCTGTGGGAGCCATTGCACAGGTGTGATGGGTCCTGGGAGAGGGTGTGGAGCCAGGGCAGGGGCAGAGCCTGGGAAGACGGCCTCCAAGGATGGGGATGTCACAGGCCGtgccctctttttattttttcctccagacggagtctcgctctgttgctgcccaggctggagtataatggcacaatcttggctcaccacaaccttcacctcccgggttcaagcgattctcctacctcagcctcttgagtagctggaactacaggcgtgtgccaccacgcctggcttttgtatttttagtagaaatgggattttgccaggctggtctttacctgacctcaggtgatccacctccttggcctcccaaagtgctgggattacaggcatgaaccaccacgcccagtccatCCCCTCTTTTTCTGTATCTTCCCACAGGCTTTGTCATTAATTCAATGAAATTGTGTCAAGCACCTACTAGATGTCCCACGCCCTGACATATCACGAGGCATCCCAAGGTGAACAAGACAAGTATGACCTTTACCCTCAGAGTTCACTGAAAGATAGCTGCTAAGTATGTCAATCattaaacaggaaaaaacatCCAGGCTGCTGGATGAAGAAACATGACGTATGCTTTGAAGGAGTAGTGCAGGCTGGAGGAAGTGTGAAAGACGTGGGGACCCAACCGAGTCTGACATGTGAGCTAGGATCTGCCAGCCGAGGAAGGAGGGGTGGCCAGGTGGAAGGTTCAGACAGAGGGAGCCGTCTGGGTGAAtgcaggaagacaggaaggagccTGACCTGGGAGAAAGGCTGGTGTCACTGGAGCTTCGACAAGGAGGCAGCATGGCTCTAGAATAGGTTGGGGAAGGCCACAAAGGTCTCATTTTGCAGGGTGCTGAAAGGCACGCCAAGGAATTTGGTCTTTGGCCAAGAGCAAGGCATGTGCCGCAGTCATGTAGTGAGACAGGTCACATTTGCTCTCTGCCAGCAGAAGAGACTGGACTCCAGTGCAGGGGAGTGGGCAGGGAGAGGTTCTGCGGAGGGGGAGGCATCTGTGGACATCTCAGGGAAGGTGTGAGGGCCAGAACATCCCTAGGTCCTGAGACTACAGTTTCTCCACATTTAGATCAGACATTCTCTTCCAAGGAAGGAAACCAAGAAAGGCTGGTGGACCGTCTGCTCATGACAAACCCTCACTTTTGCAGCCCTCCTGGCTGGTCCCTCAGCAGGTCCTCCCTATGAGCCTGCAAAGGAGACAGGCAGGCATGAGCTCCATGTTcaagatagggaaactgagggcCAAGGAGGGACAGTGACTCGCCCGAGGGCACACAGCGGAATGCAGGCGGAGGCAGAGTGGCCCTGGGCGTCCTGAGTTCAGTTCTGGACCCTCTGCACATCACAGGCCTGGACTCAGTCCTTGCCACCACCACTCTCAGAGTCCTCCTCGTGGAGGGGTTTCAGGCAGCCCGGATCCCCAGCCTCTTCCCCAGACGCCGGCTGCCCAGAGTCTTCTGCAGGGATTCCATTTGGGACACCTCCGCCAGCCTCCATCTTCTCCTTCAGGTTCCGTTTGAAGAAACCAACCTGTACAAACACAAAATTTGAATGAGCAAAAAATTCACCGAGCACTGGCCCCAAGAAAATGTGagaacacttttttctttctctctctttttttttttttttttttgagatggagtctcactctgttgcctaggctggagtgcagtggtgggatctcggctcactgcagcctctgcctcccagacttaagcaattctcctgcctcagcctcctgagtagctgggattacaggcatctgccaccacgcccggctaatttttgtatttttagtagagacagggtttcaccatgttggccaggctggtctcaaactcctgtcctcaagtgatctgccctccttgacctcctaaagttctgggattacaggcatgagtccccgAGCCGAGCGagaacactttattttatttttgagatgaagttttgttcttattgcccaggctggagtacaatggcaccatcttggctcaccgcaagctccgcctcccaggttcaagcaattctcctgcctcagcctcctaagctgctgggattacaggcatgagccaccatgcccagctaattttctatttttggtagagacagggtttctccatgttggtcaggctggtctcgaacttgcgacctcaggtgatccacctgcctctgcctcccaaagtgctgggattacaggtgtgagccaccgtacctggccttcatctgtaacttcttttttttttttttttttttgagatggagtctcgctctgtcacccaggctggagtgcagtggccggatctcagctcactgcaagctccgcctcccgggtttacgccattctcctgcctcagcctcccgagtagctgggactacaggcgcccgccacctcgcccggctagtttttttgtattttttagtagagacggggtttcaccatattagccaggacagtctcgatctcctgacctcgtgatccgcccgtctcggcctcccaaagtgctgggattacaggcttgagccaccgtgcccggccttttaaTCTGTAACTTCTACTTAGCCTTCAAATCCCACCTCAAATGCCACCTTTCCTGGGAGGCCTGCCAGGCCTTCACAGCCTAAGTGAGTCTCCTGGGTTCTAAGCCCCAGGCCACACAGACCCTTTGCAACCCTCATTCTGCTTGCTCCTGCCTGTGTCCCCTCTTAGACTGCGAGCGCCACAATGGCAGGGAGCATGTTTGTGGCATGTGCTTCCTGGGACAGTGCCCAGCAGCCAGAAGGACCTCCATATTTGGGgtacttccttttcctctcccaggGTGCCTTGTCTTGGCTCTGCCAGGGATGGGCTGAATGACAGTGGAAAAGTCTCTTTtgctctttgtgtgtgtgtgagacaaggtctcgctgtgtcacccaggctggagcgcagtggcatcatcatggctcactgcagccttgacctcctgagctcaagggatcctcccacctcaacctcccgagtagctgggacgataggtGGGTGGCATCACGTCCccctaatttgaaaatttttttgtagaggcggatgcttgccatgttgcccaggctggtcttgaactcctgggctcacgtgatccacctgcctcggcctccagagtgctgggattacaggtatgagccactctACCTGTTCTTTGGACCTCAGTAGCCTTCTCTGTCGAAGGAGGGAGTAAGCTGAGGCTCCCTGGCTCTAATGCCCTCTGGCTTGGTATTCTCCTCCCTGGCTCCCACCAGATACCCTTCCCCAGCCTGGCTGTCTCAGCAATGCCCGTGGCCCCCGGAGGCACCCACCTTGTACAGCACTATGAAaattagcagcagcagcagaagcccCCCGATGCCGCTCAGCACATAGAGGTAGAGCATCTGCTTCTCATACACAACGTCAATCTTCATGACAAcctgggggtagggggaggagaGTGTCGGAAAATGCCTTTTCCACCCCCGAAAGTCCCTGTGAACCTGGTGGCATTCTCCATCTCCTCCTATCCGGACTGCATCACCCGCCTGGAGTCTCCTGCTGCAGACCCTCTCCCTTCAACGCATCACCTATTGCAGTCGCTGCCGTGACTTGGCCAATACACACCTTAGGCAGCCCTAGACCTTCAATGGCTTCCCTGGAATCACACGCAGCTCAgcattcaaagctgtccagaATCTGGCTTCTGCTTACCTGTTAGATGcatcttccctcctcccctctgcctgccAGCCACACTGAACTTTCTGCTCTTCAAACCTGCCCTGCCCACGC contains:
- the ZNF768 gene encoding zinc finger protein 768 isoform X1, giving the protein MEREASPWGLEPQDVQSSDEMRSPEGSLRGNMSENEEEEISQQEGTGDYEVEEIPFGLEPQSPGFEPQSPEFEPQSPRFEPESPGFESRSPGLVPPSPEFAPRSPESDSQSPEFESQSPRYEPQSPGYEPRSPGYEPRSPGYEPRSPSYESESSRYESQNPELKTQSPEFEAQSSKFQEGAEMLLNPEEKSPLNISVGVHPLDSFTQGFGEQPTGDLPIGPPFEMPTGALLSTPQFEMLQNPLGLTGALRGPSRRGGRARGGQGPRPNICGICGKSFGRGSTLIQHQRIHTGEKPYKCEVCSKAFSQSSDLIKHQRTHTGERPYKCPRCGKAFADSSYLLRHQRTHSGQKPYKCPHCGKAFGDSSYLLRHQRTHSHERPYSCTECGKCYSQNSSLRSHQRVHTGQRPFSCGICGKSFSQRSALIPHARSHAREKPFKCPECGKRFGQSSVLAIHARTHLPGRTYSCPDCGKTFNRSSTLIQHQRSHTGERPYRCAVCGKGFCRSSTLLQHHRVHSGERPYKCDDCGKAFSQSSDLIRHQRTHAAGRR
- the ZNF768 gene encoding zinc finger protein 768 isoform X2, with the protein product MSENEEEEISQQEGTGDYEVEEIPFGLEPQSPGFEPQSPEFEPQSPRFEPESPGFESRSPGLVPPSPEFAPRSPESDSQSPEFESQSPRYEPQSPGYEPRSPGYEPRSPGYEPRSPSYESESSRYESQNPELKTQSPEFEAQSSKFQEGAEMLLNPEEKSPLNISVGVHPLDSFTQGFGEQPTGDLPIGPPFEMPTGALLSTPQFEMLQNPLGLTGALRGPSRRGGRARGGQGPRPNICGICGKSFGRGSTLIQHQRIHTGEKPYKCEVCSKAFSQSSDLIKHQRTHTGERPYKCPRCGKAFADSSYLLRHQRTHSGQKPYKCPHCGKAFGDSSYLLRHQRTHSHERPYSCTECGKCYSQNSSLRSHQRVHTGQRPFSCGICGKSFSQRSALIPHARSHAREKPFKCPECGKRFGQSSVLAIHARTHLPGRTYSCPDCGKTFNRSSTLIQHQRSHTGERPYRCAVCGKGFCRSSTLLQHHRVHSGERPYKCDDCGKAFSQSSDLIRHQRTHAAGRR